A DNA window from Armatimonadota bacterium contains the following coding sequences:
- a CDS encoding type II toxin-antitoxin system prevent-host-death family antitoxin, whose translation MLDLRQVFSLTDFLRNHKDMVARVTESHKPLVLTVKGKPALVIQDAESYQELIDRLERAEGRENSA comes from the coding sequence ATGCTCGATTTGCGCCAGGTGTTCTCACTAACTGATTTCTTGAGAAACCACAAGGATATGGTCGCACGTGTGACAGAAAGCCATAAGCCGTTAGTGCTTACGGTGAAAGGAAAGCCTGCCCTCGTGATTCAGGACGCAGAGAGCTACCAAGAACTCATCGACCGATTGGAAAGAGCAGAGGGAAGAGAAAACAGCGCATGA
- a CDS encoding Mov34/MPN/PAD-1 family protein, with product MAAEFRAVEGELVSLDGLTIQRAVDFALLIESGVTPNAQVVECRRLDSGREVIVVELRPTVPQRPVIAIERLELVAVLFSKADDWYPEVRALRTDFPRDRVLHLNGGVPVGEAPSLCLFAEPWPDVRLRLTANELLFRLQNWFNDTAIGQLHRPDQPLEPAFLAKSSPLIISRQLLEGFPATTKALDLDIIDTPTGPVFIQRRPGRRHTGQAKPALVVPFVSQPHEHCVVNDAPRTLEELDTQLKSVGINVVSDLQEQLLARETELDKFGFLVLLILLMRKRSPESEPEPELIAFFCISANASQSGIRGIFRDIGFTGGINLDISRTGKETTVSYLNVRFELTPELASLYSGNEALLTPLVAVGAGALGSQVVMNAVRGGMTTWKLIDDDNLMPHNLARHSLPGDWLGCPKATAVASEANSLLDAPSVEGIVANVLTPGQQAAAVQSAMESAGVIVDLSASVAVARHLARDVNSNARRCSVFVSPSGRDLVFMGEDEARSTRLDAIEAQYYRAASSVDSLQGHLQSGQTVGSCRDITSLLPQSLMAIHAAQAERLLRSWLAQSEARATVLRARDDGFGFDQTDIPLGGIVEVGELGTWTVFTDTLLLEEVSGQREGSLPNETGGVLLAHVDAQRRTLYVSHQIPAPPDSERQPTVYIRGNQGLFDEYDRIRRVTREGLAYIGEWHSHPDNCACKPSLEDIKAGAWLAEQTRPTSLPGVMLIAGEGKQTCWMLCSQTSEEGAPIHLCLKWSDAA from the coding sequence ATGGCCGCTGAGTTTCGTGCCGTCGAGGGAGAGTTGGTCTCTCTCGACGGTCTGACCATTCAGAGGGCGGTTGATTTCGCCCTGCTCATCGAAAGCGGGGTAACACCCAATGCTCAAGTAGTCGAATGCCGCCGCCTGGACTCTGGTCGTGAGGTGATAGTTGTTGAGCTTAGGCCAACTGTTCCACAACGTCCTGTCATCGCAATTGAGCGCCTAGAGCTTGTCGCCGTTTTATTCTCGAAGGCCGACGACTGGTATCCGGAAGTCAGGGCGCTTCGCACGGATTTCCCCCGAGATAGAGTTTTGCACTTGAACGGTGGCGTTCCGGTTGGAGAAGCTCCAAGTCTTTGCTTGTTCGCCGAGCCGTGGCCCGACGTGCGATTGCGGCTTACTGCGAACGAGCTTTTGTTCCGGCTTCAGAACTGGTTCAATGACACCGCGATTGGTCAGTTGCATAGGCCAGACCAGCCGCTCGAACCTGCGTTTCTGGCAAAGTCATCACCTCTCATCATCAGTAGACAGCTGCTTGAGGGATTTCCCGCAACCACGAAGGCTCTTGACCTCGACATTATCGATACGCCTACTGGCCCTGTGTTTATTCAGCGGCGACCAGGGCGTCGCCATACCGGACAAGCAAAGCCAGCGTTAGTTGTCCCGTTCGTAAGCCAGCCTCACGAGCATTGCGTCGTTAACGATGCACCGAGGACATTGGAAGAGTTGGACACTCAGCTCAAGTCCGTTGGCATCAATGTAGTCAGCGACCTGCAAGAACAGCTTCTCGCCAGAGAGACAGAGCTTGACAAGTTCGGTTTTCTGGTGCTCCTCATCCTGCTCATGAGGAAGCGAAGTCCAGAATCGGAGCCAGAGCCTGAACTCATTGCGTTCTTCTGCATCTCGGCCAACGCCTCTCAGTCAGGGATTCGAGGGATTTTCCGCGATATCGGCTTCACGGGTGGAATCAATTTGGACATATCGAGAACGGGGAAGGAGACCACCGTCTCTTACTTGAACGTCAGATTCGAACTGACTCCAGAACTCGCGAGCCTATACAGTGGGAATGAGGCTTTACTGACTCCCCTTGTAGCAGTAGGAGCCGGTGCCCTAGGCTCCCAGGTAGTGATGAATGCGGTCCGCGGTGGCATGACGACTTGGAAGCTAATCGACGATGACAATTTGATGCCCCACAATCTCGCACGCCACTCACTTCCTGGAGATTGGCTGGGTTGCCCCAAAGCGACCGCCGTCGCGAGTGAAGCCAACAGCCTTCTGGATGCCCCATCCGTCGAAGGAATCGTTGCGAATGTTTTGACACCGGGTCAGCAAGCGGCCGCAGTTCAGTCGGCGATGGAGTCGGCAGGCGTTATCGTAGACCTCTCTGCAAGCGTCGCGGTTGCAAGGCATCTTGCGAGGGATGTGAACTCCAACGCCCGGCGATGCTCAGTTTTCGTTTCCCCGTCAGGTCGAGATTTGGTCTTCATGGGTGAAGATGAGGCCCGAAGCACTCGCCTTGATGCCATCGAGGCTCAATACTATCGAGCGGCCTCATCGGTCGATTCGCTCCAAGGTCACCTTCAGAGCGGGCAGACTGTAGGGAGTTGCCGGGACATCACGAGCTTGTTGCCCCAGAGTTTGATGGCAATTCACGCCGCCCAAGCGGAGAGGCTCTTGCGTTCATGGCTCGCCCAATCCGAGGCACGGGCAACAGTACTTCGGGCAAGAGACGATGGCTTTGGATTCGACCAGACCGATATCCCTCTTGGGGGCATCGTCGAGGTCGGAGAGCTGGGAACGTGGACGGTCTTTACGGACACATTGCTTTTGGAGGAGGTAAGCGGACAGCGAGAAGGTTCCTTGCCAAATGAGACAGGCGGAGTCCTTCTGGCGCATGTTGACGCTCAGCGAAGAACCCTCTATGTCTCACACCAGATTCCAGCCCCACCAGATAGCGAGCGACAGCCCACCGTCTACATTCGTGGTAATCAGGGTCTATTCGATGAATACGACCGAATCCGGAGGGTCACTAGGGAAGGACTCGCGTATATCGGTGAGTGGCACTCACACCCGGATAATTGTGCTTGTAAGCCTAGCTTAGAGGATATCAAAGCTGGCGCTTGGCTCGCAGAGCAAACCAGGCCCACGTCGCTTCCCGGAGTGATGCTCATTGCTGGAGAGGGGAAGCAAACCTGCTGGATGCTGTGCAGTCAGACGAGCGAGGAAGGGGCACCTATTCACCTATGTCTCAAGTGGAGTGACGCAGCATGA
- a CDS encoding helicase-related protein: MTSLEELKPNTVVRGILAERTVTVVSAQWFGTSALELTYKDSEGKVGNTLLYRSNEQELSIVEEGRPWAFDADGRQFRLVSEAHRIRLAHLFDPVLAVHTSIVEPLPHQITAVYEEMLPRQPLRFLLADDPGAGKTIMAGLLIKELIARGDLQRCLIVCPGSLAEQWQDELYRRFHLPFDILTNDKLEAARTGNWFLENNLVIARLDKLSRNTDIQEKLQVKDAFWDLIVCDEAHKMSATHFGGEIKYTKRYQLGQLLSSLTRHFLLMTATPHNGKEDDFQLFMALLDGDRFEGRFRDGVHAVDASDLMRRMVKEKLLKFDATPLFPERKAYTVPYKLSNAEAELYAQVTDYVREEFNRVEALQNDKRAGTVGFALTILQRRLASSPEAIYQSLRRRRERLEGRLRELELLQRGADVSGTIIAHTPMLTQEDVEDLEDAPENEVEEAEQQVLDQATAARSITELKTEIATLTRLEGMAQALRRSGEDKKWKELASLLSEIFTPAALKNVVKENRALYGDTPPASSPSQKLVLFTEHRDTLTYLEERIKTLIGKPDAVVVIHGGIGRDERLKVQESFKHDPEVRVLIATDAAGEGINLQRAHLMVNYDLPWNPNRLEQRFGRIHRIGQTEVCHLWNLVAEETREGEVYRKLLE, from the coding sequence ATGACCAGCCTAGAAGAACTCAAACCTAACACAGTAGTTAGGGGAATTCTCGCAGAGAGAACCGTCACCGTTGTCAGCGCCCAATGGTTTGGCACAAGCGCACTGGAGCTCACCTACAAAGACTCGGAGGGCAAGGTTGGCAATACACTTCTTTACCGAAGCAACGAGCAAGAGCTCTCGATAGTTGAAGAGGGACGGCCATGGGCCTTCGATGCTGATGGCAGACAGTTCCGGCTGGTCTCGGAAGCTCACCGGATTCGGCTCGCCCACCTATTTGACCCTGTACTCGCGGTTCATACGTCGATTGTCGAGCCGCTGCCTCACCAAATCACCGCCGTTTATGAGGAGATGCTACCAAGGCAACCACTCAGGTTCCTTTTGGCTGATGACCCTGGAGCAGGCAAGACCATCATGGCTGGCCTGCTCATTAAGGAACTAATCGCACGAGGCGACCTCCAACGATGTCTTATTGTTTGTCCCGGAAGCCTAGCCGAGCAGTGGCAGGACGAACTCTATCGACGGTTCCATCTCCCATTCGACATCCTCACAAACGACAAGCTAGAAGCGGCCAGGACAGGCAACTGGTTCCTCGAAAACAACCTCGTCATCGCTAGGCTCGATAAGCTGAGTCGGAACACGGATATCCAAGAGAAACTCCAGGTCAAGGATGCATTTTGGGACCTCATCGTATGTGACGAAGCCCACAAAATGTCAGCCACGCACTTCGGCGGAGAAATCAAATACACGAAGCGCTACCAACTCGGGCAACTTCTCTCAAGCCTCACTCGGCACTTCCTGCTGATGACGGCGACACCGCATAACGGCAAGGAAGACGACTTCCAGCTTTTCATGGCGCTCCTCGATGGCGACCGGTTTGAAGGACGGTTCCGAGATGGAGTCCATGCCGTTGACGCTTCAGACCTGATGCGCCGGATGGTCAAGGAGAAGCTCCTCAAATTCGACGCTACACCGCTCTTTCCTGAGCGCAAGGCCTATACCGTGCCTTACAAACTCTCGAACGCCGAGGCCGAGCTCTACGCTCAGGTCACTGACTATGTCCGCGAGGAGTTCAATCGAGTTGAAGCCCTACAGAACGATAAAAGGGCAGGCACGGTCGGATTCGCTCTCACAATCCTACAGCGCAGGCTCGCCTCATCTCCGGAAGCAATCTATCAGTCGCTCAGGCGGCGACGTGAACGACTTGAGGGACGTTTGAGGGAACTTGAACTCCTGCAAAGAGGAGCCGATGTCTCGGGAACCATCATCGCCCACACACCGATGCTGACCCAAGAGGACGTCGAGGACTTGGAAGACGCTCCCGAGAATGAAGTCGAAGAAGCTGAGCAACAAGTGCTCGACCAGGCCACCGCGGCACGTTCTATCACCGAGCTGAAGACTGAAATCGCAACCCTCACGAGGCTCGAAGGCATGGCCCAGGCTCTTAGGCGTTCAGGAGAGGACAAGAAGTGGAAGGAGCTGGCAAGTCTGCTCTCTGAAATCTTCACCCCGGCTGCCCTGAAAAACGTTGTCAAGGAGAACCGTGCCCTCTACGGAGACACTCCACCGGCGAGCTCGCCAAGTCAGAAGCTAGTTCTTTTTACCGAGCATCGAGACACGCTTACCTACCTCGAAGAGCGAATCAAGACTCTCATCGGGAAGCCAGATGCGGTCGTCGTCATTCATGGCGGCATAGGCCGTGACGAGCGCTTGAAGGTTCAAGAGTCCTTCAAGCACGACCCCGAAGTCAGGGTCCTGATTGCTACCGACGCGGCAGGTGAAGGAATTAACCTGCAACGAGCTCACCTGATGGTCAACTATGACCTTCCATGGAACCCAAACAGGCTCGAACAACGATTCGGACGCATCCACCGAATCGGACAGACAGAGGTGTGCCACTTGTGGAATCTCGTGGCCGAGGAGACACGGGAAGGCGAAGTCTATCGAAAGCTCTTGGAGAA